The window GGAGGAGTTGATGGGTTAATGGCTCGAGAGCGATGGGGCACTAAGACAGGTTTTTTACTTGCAGCTATAGGCTCCGCAGTTGGCTTGGGGAATATTTGGCGTTTCCCTTATATTTGTGCTACTAATGGAGGTGGAGCATTTTTATTACCTTATTTTTTCGCAATTATAACCGCCGGTATTCCGATTTTAATTTTGGAGTTCACCATTGGACAAAAGTATCGCGGGGGGGCTCCTACAGCCTTAGGTAGGATGAATAAAAAGTGGGAATGGTTGGGATGGTTTCAAGCAGCAGTAGCCTTTTTTATTGCTACCTATTATTCAGTTATTGTAGCTTGGTCGATTAGTTATATGGGTTTTTCTGTGAAACAAACCTGGGGTAGTGATACTGGTGAGTTTTTCAATAGTAAATATTTAGGGGCTTCTGCAGGACCTCTGCAAATTGGTGGAGTAAAATTACAAGTTTTAATTCCTTTTTTAGCAGTTTGGTTAATCGGTTATCTTATTCTTTCTAAAGGAATTAAAAATGGAATTGAAAAAGCAAATCGGGTTATTATGCCTACCTTGTTGGTTTTAACGGGAATAATTGTTGTACGTGGGATAACTTTACCAGGGGCTATTGATGGTTTAAACTATTTATTTACACCAGATTGGTCCAGTATTTTTAAACCCGGTGTTTGGGTAGCTGCTTATAGTCAGATCTTTTTTAGCTTGAGTATTGCTTTTGCTATTATGATTACTTATGCTAGTTATTTACCGGAAAAAACGGATTTAGTTAATAGTTCTTTTATTACCGCTTTTAGTAATCATGGTTTCGAACTATTTGTAGCCTTGGGTGTTTTTGGAGTTTTAGGTTATATGGCTGGGGTACAAGGAATTGATGTAGCTGATGTATCTACTGGGGGGGTTGGCTTGGCTTTTATTGCTTTCCCGGAAGCTATTAGTGCCTTGCCGGCTTTAAAAAGTGTAGTTGGTGTTGTCTTTTTTGCTACATTGGTGTTTGCTGGCTTTACCTCTTTTATTTCCATTATCGAGGCTTATATTACCGGAGTAATTGACAAGTTTGAGATGCCTAGACAAAAGGCTTTAAATATTTTTGTGGGTATTTCTTTTGCGGTTGGTTTGGTTTTTGTCACTGGTGCTGGATTTCATGTTTTAGATATTCTCGATTATTTTGTTAACAACTTTGGTATAGTTTTAGGCGGAATTTTGGAAGTAGTTTTGATTGGTTGGTTCTTCGATTTGGAAAGTCTGCGTATACATGCCAATCAATATTCCGATTTTGCGGTAGGGAAATGGTGGAACTTTATGATTAAATTTGTGACACCTTTAGTTCTAGGTGTGATGTTCCTGCAAAACTTGGTACAGAATTTATTTACCCGTTATGAAGGTTATCCACTTTCTGCTTTACTATTAATTGGTTGGGGTTCCTTTATTCTCTGTTTTGTTTTCGCTTTTATCTTTTATTATCGTAAAGGTGCTGCCCCGATCTCTATATTCCCATCCGATAAAGGAGGGATGAATGAACTATGAAGTTAAGTGCATTGATTATGTTTCTAATCGGAGCGGTAATGCTCTGGGGTGGTTTATTTGTTTGTTTACGTATTGCCTTAAAGAATAGAAATAATGATGATGGGTTTAACGAGGGATAAAAAAAGGCCTCACTTCATTGGCGAAGTGAGGCTTTTTTTAATAGGTAAAACCGACACCTAAGGTGCCCGGTCCGGTATGGACACCGATTACAGGACCTGTTTCGGCAAAAAAGGCGGCTTTTTGATTAAAGGTAGTTTCAATTTGGTTCTTTAAGCATAAAGCAGCTTCTTCTGCGGCTCCGTGGACAACGGCAATTTGTCGCGGAATTCTTTTTCCTAAAACTTTACCCATGTTTTCCACCATTTTGCGGATAGCTTGTTTTTGGTTTCTAGCTTTACCTAAAGGCACGTAAATTCCGTTTTCTACTCTAACTACAGGTTTAATTTTTAGAATACTTCCCAGTAAAGAAGAAACTTTGCCGATTCGACCACCTTTTTCTAGGTATTCTAGAGTATCTAAAGAAAAGAACACTTCAGTTTGTTCACGTACTTTGTGTAGTTTTTCAAAAACAGTTTCCAAGGAAAAGTTTTTCTTTACCATTTCCAAGGCTGAGACTACTTGTAGACCAATTCCTAAGCTGATTGATTTGGAATCAAAAATGCGAATATTACCTTTGAGCATTTTAGCGGCAGCTTCGGCAATAGAGGCTGTGCCACTAAGACCAGAAGAAATATGAATGGAAATAATTTGGTGTCCGGCTTCTAATAATGATTTATAGGTTTGGAGAAAATCATTTATGGAGGGTGCCGAAGTTTTTGGCAGCTGCTCACCTGCTTTTTCCAATAAAGGATAAAATTCGCTAGGGGTGAGATCTACCCGATCACGATAAGTTTTTTCCGGGAAATTGACATAAAGAGGGACAACACTAATTTCATGTTCCCGGATAAAATCCTCTGGTAGATCGGCTGTACTATCTGTAACAATTTTAATTTTAGGATTCATTTTTTTCACCTTTCTATTAAGTTGTGTTAGTGCAAGTTTAGCTTATCTTCGGTAAATTAACAAGGGTTATGTTTTTTTGTGTAGAATAATGTGAATAGAGATTGTTTTTAGTAAAGGTGTTAAGTGATGGGGGTTAATTTTTCGCTGCAAAAGTTGTGGGCAATTGAAAGTATTCAGAATGATGAAGAAATCGGGGGGATGACTTATGAAAAAAATAGGAATTGTTGTTTTGGTTTTAATTTGTTGTTACTTTTTTTTCTTCAATAAGGGAATTAATCCTTTCCCTTTAACATTTGATGAAGCGGCAAATTATGGGCAAAGGCTTGCCGTAGGGTGGGAGCATAATAGTGTTTTGAAAAATAATGGGAAAGTAGTTTGTTGGGGACATGAGGCTTTTGGGCAATGTGATTTACCAGAGGATTTAACTGATGTAGTTTTACTTGCTAGAGGAGCAATTCATAATTTAGCTTTAAAAAAAGATGGCACAGTTGTTGCTTGGGGAAATAATCAATATGGAGAATGTGATGTACCTGATTTAGAGGATGTAAAAGCTATTGCCGGGGGGAGTCTGCATAGTATTGCTTTAAAACAAGATGGTACAGTTATTGCTTGGGGAAATAATCAATATGGGCAATGTAATATACCTGATCTAAGTGACGTTGTAAAGATTGGAGCAGGTGGGGCCCATAATTTGGCTTTGAAAGCAGATGGCACCTTAGTTGCTTGGGGAAATAATCAATATGGACAATGTGATGTACCAGATTTAGGAGATGTTGTAGCGATGGCTGGGGGAGCATTTTTTAGCATTGTTTTACAACAGGACGGCACAGTAGTTTGTTGGGGGGAAAATGCTAATGGACAATGTGAGGTACCAATGGGGTTAAATAATGTTGTAGCCATTGCTGCCGGGAGAACACATGCACTGGCTTTAAAGGAAGATGGTACAGTTGTTGCTTGGGGTAATAATCAATATGGACAATGTGATGTATCAGATTTAAGTGATGTTGTAGCGATTGGAGCTGGTGGTGACCATAGTCTTGTTTTGAAAGCAAATGGTACTTTAGTTACCCGAGGAAGTAATAAACAGGGTCAAGCTGCTGTACCGGCGGGCCGGTTTTTGTAAAATGGAACTAGGGATAGGTTTAATTAAAAAGGGGGAAAATGTAGGGAAAGAAACAAAGGGGAACATGATGACAAAAATAAATGAGATTATTGATTTTCTGGAAACAGATACACTTTATGTTATTTTTTCATCCTGTGGTTTGAAGTTTTTATCCCTGCGAAAGGATTCCCGGGCTGAACTTGTTAACTTAAAAGATACAAGGATTTGGGAAAATCCCCGTATTAAATTATTGGTTAATGAAACCTATAACTTTTTAAGAAGTGGTAAACATCAAATGCCTTTGGACTTCACTTCGTTTACGGATTTTGAGCAGCAGGTTTTTGAAATAGTTTCCCAAATAGAACCCGGGGAAATTATTACTTATAAAGGGATTGCTGAAAAATTGGGTAAGCCGGGGGCTGCCCAGGCGGTAGGCAATGCCCTTTCTAAAAACCCGGTTGCTTATTTTTTACCTACTTTTCGTGTTTTATCCCAAAGGGGATTAGTAATTTGTCGCAGTGGAGCTGGCCATTTGCGGGAAAAGTTTTTGGTACATGAAGGGCATGATTTGGTTAAGCTGAGGGGGAATTATGTTTGTCAGCGGAAAAAATGTCGGGGAGGATTTTTTTAGAGTTGCAGCCAATTGTAGTTTACTACAATACCTGTTTTTTATATTAGAGATCAAAATTTAGCATTGATCGGATTTCATTATTTTAAATGATTCTTCTATTTGCCAAAGGTTATGATAGGTGTTATAAATGCCCAGGTCGGACATTTGAGTTTCTAATTTGGCAAACAAATACCCATCACCATTTTTAGAATAGGAATATTAAGGTAATACTTCATGGAAAGTTCTGTTTTTACCGCACGAATTGACATTCCGGGCAATAAAAGCAGTTCATATAGATCGCAAAATTAGTTGTTAGCTTAAAAAATCAACATATTTTTTGATCTTAAGTTTTATGGTGTTAATTGCTAAACACGGGAGTTGAGATTGTAATACTTACGTGGTACACTTTTATCAAAAAGTGGATGTGGGTGATTATAAAATGATTAATGAGGATATTGTTCAATCCATGACGGAAAGAATTGTAAATGCGTTTTCACCGAAAAAAATCATTGTATTTGGCTCTTGGGCACGGAATGAATCTACCAAAGATAGTGATATTGATTTTTTGGTAATCACTCATTATAAAGGTTCAAAAAGGGATATTCAAGTAGCAAT of the Clostridia bacterium genome contains:
- a CDS encoding sodium-dependent transporter gives rise to the protein MARERWGTKTGFLLAAIGSAVGLGNIWRFPYICATNGGGAFLLPYFFAIITAGIPILILEFTIGQKYRGGAPTALGRMNKKWEWLGWFQAAVAFFIATYYSVIVAWSISYMGFSVKQTWGSDTGEFFNSKYLGASAGPLQIGGVKLQVLIPFLAVWLIGYLILSKGIKNGIEKANRVIMPTLLVLTGIIVVRGITLPGAIDGLNYLFTPDWSSIFKPGVWVAAYSQIFFSLSIAFAIMITYASYLPEKTDLVNSSFITAFSNHGFELFVALGVFGVLGYMAGVQGIDVADVSTGGVGLAFIAFPEAISALPALKSVVGVVFFATLVFAGFTSFISIIEAYITGVIDKFEMPRQKALNIFVGISFAVGLVFVTGAGFHVLDILDYFVNNFGIVLGGILEVVLIGWFFDLESLRIHANQYSDFAVGKWWNFMIKFVTPLVLGVMFLQNLVQNLFTRYEGYPLSALLLIGWGSFILCFVFAFIFYYRKGAAPISIFPSDKGGMNEL
- a CDS encoding MGMT family protein; amino-acid sequence: MTKINEIIDFLETDTLYVIFSSCGLKFLSLRKDSRAELVNLKDTRIWENPRIKLLVNETYNFLRSGKHQMPLDFTSFTDFEQQVFEIVSQIEPGEIITYKGIAEKLGKPGAAQAVGNALSKNPVAYFLPTFRVLSQRGLVICRSGAGHLREKFLVHEGHDLVKLRGNYVCQRKKCRGGFF
- a CDS encoding nucleotidyltransferase domain-containing protein, which encodes MINEDIVQSMTERIVNAFSPKKIIVFGSWARNESTKDSDIDFLVITHYKGSKRDIQVAIRRELKGFGIPKDVIVASKEDIEQKKDLPGYIYGTALREGKVVYERIDQ
- a CDS encoding chromosome condensation regulator — its product is MKKIGIVVLVLICCYFFFFNKGINPFPLTFDEAANYGQRLAVGWEHNSVLKNNGKVVCWGHEAFGQCDLPEDLTDVVLLARGAIHNLALKKDGTVVAWGNNQYGECDVPDLEDVKAIAGGSLHSIALKQDGTVIAWGNNQYGQCNIPDLSDVVKIGAGGAHNLALKADGTLVAWGNNQYGQCDVPDLGDVVAMAGGAFFSIVLQQDGTVVCWGENANGQCEVPMGLNNVVAIAAGRTHALALKEDGTVVAWGNNQYGQCDVSDLSDVVAIGAGGDHSLVLKANGTLVTRGSNKQGQAAVPAGRFL
- a CDS encoding DegV family protein, which encodes MNPKIKIVTDSTADLPEDFIREHEISVVPLYVNFPEKTYRDRVDLTPSEFYPLLEKAGEQLPKTSAPSINDFLQTYKSLLEAGHQIISIHISSGLSGTASIAEAAAKMLKGNIRIFDSKSISLGIGLQVVSALEMVKKNFSLETVFEKLHKVREQTEVFFSLDTLEYLEKGGRIGKVSSLLGSILKIKPVVRVENGIYVPLGKARNQKQAIRKMVENMGKVLGKRIPRQIAVVHGAAEEAALCLKNQIETTFNQKAAFFAETGPVIGVHTGPGTLGVGFTY
- a CDS encoding MetS family NSS transporter small subunit is translated as MKLSALIMFLIGAVMLWGGLFVCLRIALKNRNNDDGFNEG